In Electrophorus electricus isolate fEleEle1 chromosome 18, fEleEle1.pri, whole genome shotgun sequence, one genomic interval encodes:
- the LOC113569619 gene encoding endonuclease domain-containing 1 protein-like, translating into MKIGLVLLLFVDSSVVVGEVVLDFSKDCPQFFAKPNGQVSPPTVFPGNQYRQICQRQANQKMSEFATLYDTANRIPVYSAYEYVGRAPCNRMDVWYIEPQLDDQNKGPDMQSDTSSTLPKPPRGNNQALNEDYVNSGYDKGHLYSVFHTNKQSCADSTFTLTNAAPQNPPFNRGQWRKMESDVVEIFRSKCSQNRAYVVTGVVPSTGNTKILVKNRVNVPSHFWSAYCCLDNNNQSISSGGYLAPNSNQMPTNVTVNILEQRLTKLYAINFVLFGGMC; encoded by the exons ATGAAAATCGGTCTAGTGCTGTTGCTTTTTGTAGACAGTTCAGTAGTTGTAGGTGAGGTTGTGCTGGATTTTTCCAAAGACTGCCCACAGTTTTTTGCCAAGCCAAATGGACAAGTTTCTCCTCCGACTGTATTTCCAGGGAATCAGTACAGGCAGATTTGTCAGAGACAAGCTAATCAGAAGATGTCTGAATTTGCAACACTTTATGACACAGCGAACAGAATTCCAGTGTACTCGGCGTATGAGTACGTAGGTCGTGCTCCATGTAACAGAATGGATGTGTGGTACATTGAACCTCAG CTTGACGATCAGAACAAGGGTCCTGACATGCAATCTGACACCAGCAGCACACTCCCCAAACCTCCTAGAGGAAACAACCAAGCCCTGAATGAAGATTACGTGAACAGTGGCTATGATAAGGGTCATCTGTACTCGGtcttccacacaaacaaacagagctgTGCTGACTCCACCTTCACCCTCACCAACGCCGCCCCCCAAAACCCCCCTTTTAACCGGGGCCagtggagaaagatggagagtgATGTAGTGGAAATCTTCAGATCCAAGTGCTCTCAGAATAGAGCCTATGTGGTCACTGGTGTGGTACCAAGCACTGGCAACACAAAGATCCTCGTTAAGAACAGAGTGAACGTACCCAGCCACTTCTGGAGCGCTTACTGTTGCCTTGACAACAACAACCAGAGCATCAGTTCTGGAGGCTATCTTGCCCCCAACAGCAACCAGATGCCCACCAATGTGACTGTAAATATCCTGGAACAACGGCTGACTAAACTTTATGCCattaactttgttttgtttggtgggATGTGCTGA